One segment of Herbaspirillum hiltneri N3 DNA contains the following:
- a CDS encoding chemotaxis protein, with the protein MKSNYRALLTLWGINAFLLALLAPRWWQGIIAGALIAGMAWVLGAGPARAVAPPVADIPSAQKNQQAAGSADLPVLVQAVVPAWRNNVQLARTQTQEAIDKLTQRFVGIHQRLGGAVSLAEGGKNGDVLQVIQNAAQQLGGIANALEQVLTTRDALLRKIETLNQHNEDIRQLGLQVEQIAGRTGVTDLFSDQASWTELAARSAEAGRQIVGKTKAVQQQIQATHLSANQLDADAGRMVDDSRMVIDSVIADFRQSALKLSGTVGQLEEENREVDQEVCDILVNLQFQDRISQILDHVQLDMVKLTGMVASAASLPSGAAWLSDLEKTYTTQEQRQVHAGQQADKSLQSQVDFF; encoded by the coding sequence GTGAAGTCGAACTACCGCGCCTTGCTTACGTTGTGGGGGATCAACGCATTTTTGCTCGCGCTGCTGGCGCCGCGATGGTGGCAGGGCATCATCGCCGGTGCGTTGATCGCGGGCATGGCGTGGGTGCTAGGAGCAGGTCCGGCGAGAGCCGTCGCGCCGCCGGTGGCGGACATCCCCTCCGCACAAAAAAATCAACAGGCAGCCGGTTCAGCGGATTTGCCCGTGCTGGTGCAGGCGGTAGTGCCGGCCTGGCGCAACAACGTCCAGCTGGCGCGCACCCAGACGCAGGAAGCGATCGACAAGCTCACGCAGCGCTTCGTCGGCATCCATCAACGCCTCGGCGGCGCAGTGAGCCTGGCCGAAGGCGGCAAGAACGGCGACGTGCTGCAGGTCATTCAGAACGCGGCACAGCAGCTCGGCGGCATCGCCAACGCGCTGGAGCAAGTGTTGACCACGCGCGACGCCTTGCTGCGCAAGATCGAAACGCTCAATCAGCACAACGAAGACATCCGCCAGCTCGGTCTGCAGGTCGAGCAGATTGCCGGCCGTACCGGCGTCACCGACCTGTTCTCGGACCAGGCAAGCTGGACCGAACTGGCCGCGCGTTCGGCCGAGGCCGGTCGCCAGATCGTCGGCAAGACCAAGGCGGTCCAGCAGCAGATCCAGGCCACGCATTTATCCGCCAACCAGCTCGATGCCGATGCCGGCCGCATGGTGGACGATTCGCGCATGGTGATCGATTCGGTCATCGCCGATTTCCGCCAATCCGCGCTCAAGCTTAGCGGCACCGTCGGCCAGCTCGAAGAAGAAAACCGCGAAGTCGATCAGGAGGTCTGTGACATCCTGGTCAATCTGCAATTCCAGGATCGCATCAGCCAGATCCTCGATCACGTCCAGCTCGACATGGTCAAGCTGACGGGGATGGTGGCGAGCGCGGCCTCCCTTCCATCCGGTGCGGCATGGCTGTCCGACCTCGAGAAAACCTATACCACGCAGGAGCAGCGCCAGGTACATGCCGGCCAGCAGGCCGACAAGTCATTGCAATCGCAAGTTGATTTCTTTTGA
- a CDS encoding response regulator: MSAKTILIVDDSFSLRQTISIALKGAGYDVVEAVDGRDALNKLDGRKYNLIISDVNMPNLDGLSFVREAKQNPNYKFTPVLMLTTESGDTRKQEGKAIGVRAWVHKPFLPPVLLDAVAKLVTP, from the coding sequence ATGAGCGCCAAGACCATCCTCATCGTCGACGATTCGTTCAGCTTGCGCCAGACCATCAGCATTGCGCTCAAGGGCGCCGGCTACGACGTCGTCGAAGCGGTTGACGGCCGCGACGCGCTCAACAAGCTCGACGGCCGCAAGTACAACCTGATCATCTCCGACGTCAACATGCCCAACCTGGACGGCCTGAGTTTCGTGCGCGAAGCCAAGCAGAACCCGAACTACAAGTTTACCCCGGTGCTCATGCTGACGACCGAAAGCGGCGACACGCGCAAACAGGAAGGCAAGGCCATCGGCGTACGCGCCTGGGTGCACAAGCCGTTCCTGCCGCCGGTGCTGCTCGATGCCGTCGCCAAGCTGGTGACTCCTTAG
- a CDS encoding STAS domain-containing protein: MPLTQSTRDGHLLLLVSGGFTIFQAAEYKPQLLGVLDHTDDVLELDLSDCDELDTAGLQLLLLLRREAAAQYKQLLLGGVSPAVQNVLNMLQLQDFMHADPAASPTSLQGLA, encoded by the coding sequence ATGCCATTGACGCAAAGCACGCGCGACGGACATTTGCTGCTGCTGGTGAGCGGAGGCTTCACCATATTCCAGGCAGCCGAATACAAGCCGCAATTGCTGGGCGTGCTCGATCACACCGACGATGTGCTGGAGCTGGATCTGAGCGACTGCGACGAACTCGATACCGCCGGTCTGCAGCTGTTGCTGCTGCTCCGGCGCGAGGCTGCCGCACAGTACAAGCAGTTGCTGCTGGGCGGCGTCAGTCCGGCCGTGCAGAACGTGCTGAACATGTTGCAGCTGCAAGACTTCATGCATGCCGATCCGGCGGCGTCCCCCACTTCGCTGCAGGGGCTGGCATGA
- a CDS encoding chemotaxis protein CheA → MKKDAARDALVQEARELLVAMEAALLQIESDGASRDAINAIFRAAHTIKGSAGLFAFDSIVSFTHLLENVLDKVRNGVVKLDDAMMSLLLNCGDYMNELVDAIAELKEEQDPDPVRRAELEATLNDYLAQAVQAQPGSAAVAPAAAAEVAMPDAPAVETDDGAVANPYWHLSLRFSPDVLRDGLDPLSFLRYLLTMGSMVYVHVIDLAIPPADDMDAELCYLGFEIGFASTSRREEIDSVFEFVREDSDIVILAPHSQLAEYRDWLQHLPEREEIALHLLQSGALTAAEWRQLQFDAIDAADAVADAGMHAEASSQVSAPMPAMRQKAGEEKKSLEQKFIKIEVSKLDQLIDLVGELVIAGAGASLVAKRKKDQRFEEATQVISGLVEQIRDAALTLRMVQIKEVFQRYPRVVRDMSREIGKNIELIVTGADTELDKSMVEKISDPLMHIVRNAMDHGIESAEARRAAGKPEIGVLRLNATHESGSVVIEVFDDGRGLDKERILRKAVQQGLVAADAGLSERDIFRLIFEPGFSTAEQVTSLSGRGVGMDVVKRNIDALQGEVEIYSNPGQGTMVRIRLPLTLAIIAGFQVVVGGAVFVIPLDLVVECINLSSHQVHNNVVTLRDEPLPFIPLRELFDLPQRESSRKSLVIVQYGPLRAGLLVDNLLGECQAVIKPLGKLFSKVKGLSGSTILGDGRVALILDVPHLIAHTGRMEQADVRRTENRMNAAND, encoded by the coding sequence ATGAAGAAGGATGCCGCCCGCGACGCATTGGTGCAGGAAGCGCGCGAACTGCTCGTCGCGATGGAAGCGGCGCTGCTGCAGATCGAAAGCGACGGCGCCAGCCGTGACGCGATCAACGCCATCTTCCGCGCGGCGCATACGATCAAGGGTTCGGCAGGATTGTTCGCTTTCGACAGCATCGTCAGCTTCACCCATCTGCTCGAAAACGTTCTCGACAAGGTGCGCAACGGCGTGGTGAAGCTCGACGACGCCATGATGTCGCTGCTGCTCAATTGTGGCGATTACATGAACGAACTGGTCGACGCCATCGCCGAACTCAAGGAAGAGCAGGACCCCGATCCGGTCCGGCGCGCCGAACTCGAAGCGACGCTCAATGACTATCTGGCACAGGCCGTGCAAGCGCAACCCGGGAGCGCCGCAGTTGCCCCGGCCGCTGCAGCCGAAGTGGCCATGCCCGATGCGCCTGCGGTGGAGACGGACGACGGTGCGGTCGCCAATCCATACTGGCACCTGTCGTTGCGCTTCAGTCCCGACGTGCTGCGCGACGGCCTCGATCCCTTGTCCTTCCTGCGCTACTTGCTGACGATGGGCAGCATGGTGTACGTGCATGTGATCGATCTCGCCATTCCCCCCGCCGACGACATGGATGCGGAGCTATGTTATCTCGGCTTTGAAATCGGCTTCGCCAGCACTTCCCGGCGCGAGGAAATCGACAGCGTATTTGAATTCGTGCGCGAAGACAGCGACATCGTCATCCTGGCGCCGCACAGCCAGCTGGCCGAATACCGCGATTGGCTGCAACACCTGCCGGAACGCGAGGAAATTGCTCTGCATCTGTTGCAATCCGGCGCGCTGACTGCCGCTGAATGGCGCCAGTTACAATTCGACGCGATTGACGCCGCGGATGCGGTGGCCGACGCCGGCATGCATGCAGAGGCATCGTCGCAGGTTTCTGCACCGATGCCTGCCATGCGTCAGAAAGCCGGCGAAGAAAAGAAAAGCCTGGAACAGAAATTCATCAAGATCGAAGTCTCCAAACTCGATCAACTGATCGACCTGGTGGGTGAGCTGGTGATCGCCGGAGCCGGCGCCAGCCTGGTCGCCAAGCGCAAGAAGGATCAGCGTTTCGAAGAAGCCACGCAGGTGATCTCCGGGCTGGTGGAGCAGATCCGTGACGCCGCATTGACGCTGCGCATGGTGCAGATCAAGGAAGTATTCCAGCGCTACCCACGCGTGGTGCGCGACATGTCGCGCGAAATCGGCAAGAACATCGAACTGATCGTCACCGGCGCCGACACCGAGCTCGACAAGTCGATGGTGGAGAAAATATCCGATCCGCTCATGCATATCGTGCGCAACGCCATGGACCACGGCATCGAATCGGCGGAAGCGCGCCGCGCCGCCGGCAAGCCCGAAATCGGCGTGCTGCGTCTGAACGCGACGCACGAATCGGGCAGCGTGGTGATCGAAGTATTCGACGACGGCCGCGGTCTCGACAAGGAGCGCATCCTGCGCAAGGCGGTCCAGCAGGGGCTGGTGGCTGCGGATGCGGGTTTGTCGGAGCGCGACATCTTCCGCCTGATATTCGAACCCGGCTTTTCGACCGCTGAACAGGTGACGTCGCTGTCCGGTCGCGGCGTCGGCATGGACGTGGTCAAGCGCAATATCGACGCGTTGCAAGGCGAAGTCGAGATCTACAGCAATCCCGGCCAGGGCACCATGGTGCGCATTCGCCTGCCGTTGACGCTGGCCATCATCGCCGGCTTCCAGGTCGTGGTCGGTGGCGCCGTGTTCGTCATCCCGCTCGATCTGGTGGTGGAATGCATCAACCTGTCCAGCCATCAGGTGCACAACAATGTGGTGACGCTGCGCGACGAGCCGCTGCCCTTCATTCCCTTGCGTGAACTGTTTGACTTGCCGCAGCGCGAATCGTCGCGCAAGAGCCTGGTGATCGTGCAATACGGACCGCTGCGCGCGGGCCTGCTGGTCGACAACCTGCTGGGTGAATGCCAGGCGGTGATCAAGCCGCTCGGCAAGCTGTTCAGCAAGGTGAAGGGCCTGAGCGGCTCGACCATTCTCGGCGACGGCCGGGTGGCGTTGATCCTGGACGTGCCGCACCTGATTGCACATACCGGAAGAATGGAACAGGCCGACGTGCGCCGCACCGAGAACCGGATGAATGCGGCCAACGATTGA
- a CDS encoding methyl-accepting chemotaxis protein, with protein MKNKLTQRMSIRQLFVWLVIVLAVLMGTIVSVTRALKEANTNLDRAHESRYYSFTLANEMRRSSEDLTKFGRAYVTTGDPNDEERYYIVLDIRNGKRPRPKNYERVNLDLVMAKQLNAMPADPAVPLIDLMKQAGFTAQELAKMQEAKANSDALTKTEITAFNAVKGQFDDGAGNFTVTGAPNQAMAQELMFDQNYRTMVGRIMVPINDFLRMVDERTQRRVSVAQSRYSELEMVVFSLLGASMLLLLVCLFFTYRVIRSQLGGEPRDAMIVLRKVAEGDLTVQVPVSDRDTGSVLHSTQQMIAKWTAVIGDVNGTASSLASASEQISASSQALSKNASQQASNVEETSASVEEITATIAQNAENARVTDSIASKSASSAVEGGEVVRETVLAMKQIAGKIGIIDDIAYQTNLLALNAAIEAARAGEHGKGFAVVAAEVRKLAERSQTAAQEIIAVAENSVSLAEKAGHLLDQMVPSIRKTADLVQEISAASREQSAGLEQINNAVHQMAQTTQLTASASEELSSTSEEMSAQAIQLQELILFFQVGEEKRPQSKKAAKPGKMINEPPIISTKFVKPARISMLDGGDDPIDESSFKRF; from the coding sequence ATGAAAAACAAATTGACGCAACGCATGAGCATCCGACAGCTCTTCGTCTGGCTGGTGATCGTGCTGGCGGTGCTGATGGGGACGATCGTCAGCGTCACGCGCGCGCTCAAGGAAGCCAACACCAACCTCGACCGCGCGCACGAGTCACGCTACTACTCCTTCACCCTGGCCAACGAAATGCGGCGCAGCTCGGAAGACCTGACCAAGTTCGGTCGCGCCTACGTCACGACCGGTGATCCGAATGACGAAGAGCGCTACTACATCGTGCTCGACATCCGCAACGGCAAGCGTCCGCGTCCAAAGAACTATGAGCGCGTGAATCTCGATCTGGTGATGGCCAAGCAACTCAACGCCATGCCCGCGGATCCCGCCGTGCCGCTGATCGACCTGATGAAGCAGGCCGGATTTACGGCGCAGGAACTGGCGAAGATGCAGGAGGCGAAAGCCAACTCGGATGCGCTGACCAAGACCGAGATCACGGCTTTCAATGCAGTCAAGGGACAGTTCGACGACGGCGCCGGCAACTTCACCGTAACCGGTGCGCCCAACCAGGCGATGGCGCAGGAGCTGATGTTCGATCAGAACTACCGCACCATGGTAGGCCGCATCATGGTGCCGATCAATGACTTCCTGCGCATGGTGGACGAGCGTACGCAGAGGCGCGTGAGCGTGGCGCAGAGCCGCTACTCCGAGCTGGAGATGGTGGTCTTCTCGCTGCTTGGCGCATCGATGCTGCTGTTGCTGGTATGCCTGTTCTTTACCTATCGCGTGATCCGTTCGCAGCTTGGCGGCGAGCCGCGCGACGCCATGATCGTGCTGCGCAAGGTGGCGGAGGGCGACCTCACCGTCCAGGTGCCGGTCTCGGACAGAGACACCGGCAGCGTCCTGCACAGCACGCAGCAGATGATCGCCAAGTGGACCGCCGTAATCGGCGACGTCAACGGCACCGCCAGCTCGCTGGCGTCGGCGTCGGAACAGATATCGGCGTCGTCGCAGGCGCTCAGCAAGAACGCCTCGCAGCAGGCTTCCAACGTTGAAGAAACCAGCGCCTCGGTGGAAGAGATCACCGCCACAATTGCGCAGAACGCCGAGAACGCCCGCGTCACCGACAGCATCGCCAGCAAGTCCGCCAGTTCCGCAGTGGAAGGCGGCGAAGTGGTGCGCGAGACCGTTCTGGCCATGAAGCAGATCGCCGGCAAGATCGGCATCATCGACGACATCGCCTACCAGACCAACCTGCTGGCGCTGAACGCCGCCATCGAAGCGGCGCGCGCCGGCGAACACGGCAAGGGCTTTGCGGTGGTGGCGGCCGAAGTGCGCAAGCTGGCGGAACGCTCGCAAACCGCCGCGCAGGAAATCATTGCCGTCGCGGAGAACAGTGTCAGCCTGGCCGAGAAAGCCGGCCATCTGCTTGACCAGATGGTGCCGTCGATCCGCAAGACCGCCGATCTGGTGCAGGAGATTTCGGCTGCATCGCGTGAACAGTCGGCCGGACTGGAGCAGATCAACAACGCCGTGCATCAGATGGCCCAGACCACGCAACTGACGGCGTCGGCTTCCGAAGAATTATCGTCCACCTCCGAAGAAATGAGCGCCCAGGCCATACAGCTGCAGGAGCTGATCCTGTTCTTCCAGGTCGGTGAAGAAAAGCGCCCGCAATCGAAGAAAGCAGCGAAGCCCGGCAAGATGATCAATGAGCCGCCGATCATCAGCACCAAGTTCGTCAAGCCGGCCCGCATCTCGATGCTGGACGGCGGCGACGATCCGATTGACGAGTCTTCGTTCAAGCGTTTTTGA
- a CDS encoding methyl-accepting chemotaxis protein codes for MKLSSKLAVCFAFGALLTAAVGADGVVNLFRVNTMLQEIYAVNLLTIVNLNQTNKAAVDIAMSMQNMERAEERVERKRISDALGYRLQDLGRAYANYKSSTALSDLERTLQQQADMLVDSYVKRVEQRRDQLLRDEDVKGNPDSLRIEYDSLRSQLAALVDENVHQAALNKASAAVLERKTLEEIVAVTALALVIALSLALYTRRIFARQIGGDPREVMRILRQIADGDLTVKFAVERHGQGSVLHSAQRMLEQLFLVLRDVNMAAVTLASASGQLTSAAEQLSKNSSQQAADSEETSSAIGQISVTVGHNTANANHTNAIASESARAATEGREAVRETLEAMHQIVAKIGVIDDIAYQTNLLALNAAIEAARAGENGRGFAVVANEVRKLAERSQIAAQEIVSVSDHSVSLAEKAGMLLEGMLPSIQQTADLVDEISLSARDQNAGLVQIHSAIGQITQAIQLNAVASEELSATSEEMSEQAHQLRELMGYFSLGIADDGRESTPPEPLHLRAGKYLGAAAADGKMETVLSDV; via the coding sequence ATGAAGCTGTCCAGCAAGCTCGCAGTCTGTTTTGCTTTCGGCGCCCTGCTCACGGCCGCGGTCGGGGCCGACGGCGTGGTCAACCTGTTTCGCGTCAACACCATGCTGCAAGAGATTTATGCCGTCAACTTGCTGACCATCGTCAATCTCAACCAGACCAACAAAGCCGCAGTCGATATCGCCATGTCCATGCAAAACATGGAGAGAGCCGAAGAACGCGTGGAACGAAAACGTATCTCCGATGCACTGGGGTATCGCTTGCAAGATCTCGGCCGGGCTTATGCGAACTACAAATCAAGCACCGCCCTGAGCGATCTGGAGCGTACACTGCAGCAGCAGGCCGATATGCTGGTCGACAGTTACGTTAAGCGCGTCGAACAAAGGCGCGATCAGTTGCTGCGCGACGAAGATGTCAAAGGCAATCCCGATTCGCTGCGCATCGAGTACGATAGTCTGCGTTCGCAACTGGCGGCGCTGGTGGACGAAAACGTGCACCAGGCGGCGCTGAACAAAGCCAGCGCTGCGGTGCTCGAACGCAAGACGCTGGAAGAAATCGTCGCGGTTACTGCGCTGGCGCTGGTGATCGCGCTCAGCCTGGCGCTGTATACCCGGCGTATTTTTGCGCGCCAGATCGGTGGCGATCCGCGCGAAGTCATGCGCATACTGCGCCAGATTGCCGACGGCGACCTGACCGTGAAGTTTGCCGTCGAAAGGCATGGGCAGGGCAGTGTATTGCATAGCGCACAGCGCATGCTCGAGCAACTTTTCCTGGTACTCAGGGACGTCAATATGGCAGCGGTGACGCTCGCCTCCGCATCAGGGCAGCTGACTTCGGCCGCCGAACAGCTTAGCAAGAACTCATCCCAGCAAGCGGCGGACTCGGAAGAGACCAGCAGCGCCATCGGCCAGATTTCGGTGACTGTCGGCCATAACACCGCCAACGCCAACCACACCAACGCCATCGCCAGCGAATCGGCGCGCGCTGCCACGGAAGGCCGCGAAGCCGTGCGCGAGACGCTGGAAGCCATGCATCAGATTGTCGCCAAGATCGGCGTGATCGACGACATTGCTTACCAGACCAATTTGCTGGCGCTCAATGCCGCTATTGAAGCGGCGCGTGCCGGCGAGAACGGCAGGGGTTTTGCAGTGGTGGCCAACGAGGTGCGCAAGCTGGCCGAACGTTCGCAAATCGCTGCCCAGGAGATTGTCTCGGTGTCGGACCACAGCGTCAGCCTGGCCGAGAAGGCCGGCATGCTGCTCGAAGGCATGCTGCCCTCGATCCAGCAGACCGCCGATCTGGTTGACGAGATTTCGCTGTCGGCGCGCGACCAGAATGCCGGCCTGGTGCAGATACACAGCGCCATCGGACAGATCACGCAAGCCATCCAGCTCAATGCGGTGGCTTCCGAGGAGTTGTCGGCGACGTCCGAGGAGATGAGCGAACAGGCCCATCAGTTGCGCGAACTGATGGGATATTTTTCACTGGGGATCGCCGATGACGGGCGCGAATCGACGCCGCCCGAACCGCTACACCTGCGCGCAGGAAAATATCTCGGCGCTGCGGCCGCCGATGGAAAAATGGAAACAGTGTTGTCGGATGTTTGA
- a CDS encoding chemotaxis protein CheW, with the protein MPSLSLNGESSFARTQHQEQVQSRQFLTFVLGEEMFAMPIEDIREIIEFSSLTEVPLMPNFLRGVINLRGAVVPVIDLSVRFGRAQTPVARRTCIVIMELMQERQGLLLGVMVDAVRAVLTVEDGKIEPPLSFGARLRADFIEGMINIQDRFVVVLDVKAVLSVDELSTLIGMAAVEEMSAPPGQ; encoded by the coding sequence ATGCCAAGTTTATCGCTTAACGGCGAGTCGTCGTTCGCCAGGACGCAGCATCAGGAGCAGGTGCAGAGTCGCCAGTTCCTGACCTTCGTTCTGGGCGAAGAAATGTTCGCCATGCCGATCGAGGATATCCGCGAAATCATTGAATTCAGCAGCCTCACCGAAGTGCCGCTGATGCCGAATTTCCTGCGCGGCGTGATCAACCTGCGCGGCGCCGTGGTGCCGGTGATCGACCTGTCGGTGCGCTTCGGCAGGGCGCAGACGCCGGTCGCCAGGCGCACCTGCATCGTCATCATGGAACTGATGCAGGAGCGGCAGGGTTTGCTGCTCGGCGTGATGGTGGATGCGGTACGCGCCGTGCTGACCGTGGAGGATGGCAAGATCGAGCCGCCGCTGTCGTTCGGCGCACGTCTGCGCGCTGACTTCATCGAGGGCATGATCAACATTCAGGACCGCTTCGTGGTGGTGCTGGATGTCAAGGCAGTATTGTCAGTGGATGAGTTGTCGACGCTGATTGGCATGGCTGCAGTCGAAGAAATGTCGGCCCCGCCGGGGCAGTAG
- a CDS encoding CheR family methyltransferase, which produces MNSSIESMALDVSDQEMLLFQQLFREHIGLYLPFSKKALLCSRLSRRLGELSLCTLKEYHSLISLPHEEAERQRAIDLITTNETYFFREQKHFDALRDEILPQIDRRHPLKVWSAASSTGEEAYSIAMVLDDHRGQLPWSILASDISQRVLSFGRRALYPMVRGELIAPAYLSRYCLRGTGEYEGHFLVDQKIRKRVSFEQRNLLSLPADMDGQFDVVFLRNVIIYFDFPTKVDVLRSVVNKLRPGGWLIVGHSESLHGMPLELQMHAPSIYRRLP; this is translated from the coding sequence ATGAATTCCAGCATCGAGTCCATGGCACTGGATGTCAGCGATCAGGAAATGCTGTTGTTTCAGCAGCTTTTCAGGGAGCACATCGGGCTGTACCTGCCTTTCTCGAAGAAGGCGCTGCTGTGCAGCCGCCTTTCGCGGCGTCTGGGTGAGCTGAGTTTGTGCACTCTGAAGGAATACCATTCGCTGATTTCATTGCCGCACGAAGAGGCGGAACGGCAGCGCGCGATTGACCTGATCACCACCAACGAGACTTACTTCTTCCGCGAGCAGAAGCATTTCGACGCGCTGCGCGACGAAATCCTACCGCAGATCGACCGGCGTCATCCGCTGAAGGTCTGGAGCGCCGCCAGCTCGACCGGCGAGGAAGCCTATTCCATCGCCATGGTGCTGGACGATCATCGCGGCCAGCTTCCGTGGAGCATCCTCGCCTCCGATATCAGCCAGCGCGTGCTGTCGTTCGGTCGCCGCGCCTTGTATCCGATGGTGCGCGGCGAGCTGATTGCGCCGGCGTATCTGTCACGTTATTGCCTGCGCGGAACCGGCGAGTACGAAGGCCATTTCCTGGTCGACCAGAAGATCCGCAAGCGCGTGAGCTTCGAGCAGCGCAACCTGCTGAGCCTGCCGGCGGACATGGACGGGCAGTTCGACGTCGTGTTTCTGCGCAACGTCATCATCTATTTCGATTTCCCGACCAAGGTCGACGTCCTGCGTTCCGTGGTCAACAAGCTGCGTCCCGGCGGCTGGCTCATCGTCGGTCATTCCGAGTCGCTGCATGGCATGCCGCTGGAATTGCAGATGCACGCGCCGTCCATCTATCGGCGGCTGCCATGA
- a CDS encoding chemotaxis protein CheD, producing the protein MTQRVFVNLGEVYFGQGDLQVETLLGSCVAITLWHPALHFGGLCHFVLPERRHPVKPDADGEHAHDAPDGRYGDEALSRLLEQVRLHGTRIGDYTVKVFGGGNVLGLPSTTLRIGQANADFALDILRQHHIPVTAQDVAGEGYRYLRFDLNNGDVWVRRGHGVAHAMEKVPAGTMGRPRRIAAIGKERT; encoded by the coding sequence ATGACGCAACGCGTCTTCGTCAATCTGGGTGAGGTGTACTTCGGCCAGGGCGATCTGCAGGTGGAGACGCTGCTCGGCTCCTGCGTGGCGATCACGCTGTGGCATCCGGCCCTGCATTTCGGCGGGCTATGCCATTTCGTCTTGCCGGAGCGTCGCCATCCGGTGAAGCCGGATGCGGACGGCGAACACGCGCATGACGCGCCCGACGGCCGTTACGGCGACGAGGCCTTGTCGCGTTTGCTGGAACAAGTGCGGCTGCACGGCACCCGCATTGGAGATTACACGGTCAAGGTATTCGGCGGCGGCAACGTGCTGGGCCTGCCGTCGACCACACTGAGGATAGGCCAGGCCAACGCCGACTTCGCGCTCGACATCCTGCGGCAGCACCACATTCCGGTGACCGCGCAGGACGTCGCCGGCGAGGGATACCGCTACCTGCGCTTCGACCTCAACAACGGCGACGTCTGGGTCAGGCGCGGCCACGGTGTTGCGCACGCGATGGAAAAAGTACCTGCGGGCACTATGGGCAGGCCGCGACGCATTGCAGCGATCGGCAAGGAGCGGACATGA
- a CDS encoding protein-glutamate methylesterase/protein-glutamine glutaminase produces the protein MTIKVMIVDDSSVVRQVIQDLLEPCHDISVIATAPDPIFAMAKMRANWPDVIVLDIEMPRMDGITFLRQIMAIRPTPVVICSSLAEHSATVTMEALAAGAVGIITKPQLGIRDFLQDSSDALITAIRAAAQARLRRAPMAPNASASAGFGNESERNARHDSVAAGIADGSRFTADVVLDPPGYLDGLIPATQRIIAIGASTGGPQALEKVLRDLDTECPGIVIVQHMPEKFTLSFAKRLNAISGIEVKEAEHHDLVLPGRALVAPGGVHMMVKRDGVQYYVEVVNGPLVSRHKPSVDVLFRSVAKAAGKNAVGIIMTGMGDDGARGMKELHDAGASTYAQDESSCVVFGMPKEAVLQGGVSDVISLENMSSVINQYGY, from the coding sequence ATGACGATCAAGGTCATGATAGTCGACGACTCGTCGGTCGTGCGCCAGGTCATCCAGGATTTGCTGGAGCCCTGCCATGACATCAGCGTCATTGCGACGGCGCCGGACCCCATTTTCGCAATGGCGAAAATGCGCGCCAACTGGCCTGACGTCATCGTGCTCGATATTGAAATGCCGCGTATGGATGGCATCACCTTCCTGCGCCAGATCATGGCGATACGGCCGACGCCGGTGGTGATCTGTTCGTCGCTGGCTGAGCACAGCGCGACCGTGACGATGGAAGCGCTGGCGGCCGGCGCGGTCGGCATCATCACCAAGCCGCAGCTGGGCATACGCGATTTCCTACAGGACAGTTCGGACGCTCTGATCACTGCAATACGCGCCGCTGCGCAGGCCCGCCTGCGACGTGCGCCGATGGCGCCGAATGCGTCGGCAAGCGCCGGCTTCGGCAATGAGTCTGAGCGCAACGCACGTCACGATTCCGTCGCCGCGGGCATCGCCGATGGCAGCCGGTTCACTGCGGACGTAGTGCTGGACCCGCCCGGCTACCTCGATGGGCTGATTCCGGCCACGCAGAGAATCATTGCCATCGGCGCCTCGACCGGCGGTCCGCAAGCACTGGAAAAAGTGTTGCGTGATCTTGACACGGAATGCCCCGGCATCGTCATCGTGCAGCACATGCCGGAGAAATTCACGCTCAGTTTCGCCAAACGCCTCAACGCCATTTCCGGCATCGAGGTCAAGGAAGCCGAACACCACGACCTGGTGTTGCCAGGACGCGCACTTGTTGCGCCGGGCGGGGTGCATATGATGGTCAAACGAGATGGCGTGCAGTACTATGTAGAAGTGGTCAACGGCCCCCTCGTCAGCCGTCACAAGCCCTCGGTGGACGTGCTGTTCCGCTCCGTCGCCAAAGCCGCCGGCAAGAATGCAGTCGGCATCATCATGACCGGAATGGGCGACGACGGCGCGCGCGGCATGAAGGAATTGCACGACGCCGGCGCGTCAACATATGCACAGGATGAAAGCAGTTGCGTGGTCTTCGGCATGCCCAAAGAGGCAGTGTTGCAAGGCGGCGTGAGCGATGTGATTTCTCTCGAGAACATGTCTTCCGTGATCAACCAATATGGTTACTAA